From a region of the Parachlamydia acanthamoebae genome:
- a CDS encoding transposase: protein ALNEEFPATKQQRCWVHKTANILDKMPKSVQKYAKEIIHEIYMAPRKTDGLKAFEKFLGTYESKYPKACECLKKDKDQLFSFYDFPGMHWQHIRTTNP, encoded by the coding sequence GCTTTAAATGAAGAGTTTCCAGCAACAAAGCAGCAAAGGTGTTGGGTGCATAAAACGGCTAATATTTTAGATAAAATGCCAAAAAGTGTTCAAAAGTATGCCAAAGAAATCATTCACGAAATTTATATGGCTCCAAGAAAAACGGATGGACTAAAAGCTTTTGAGAAGTTTCTTGGGACATATGAATCAAAATATCCAAAAGCCTGTGAATGTTTGAAAAAAGACAAAGATCAATTATTTAGCTTTTATGATTTTCCAGGCATGCATTGGCAACATATAAGAACAACGAATCCA